The proteins below are encoded in one region of Meriones unguiculatus strain TT.TT164.6M chromosome 18, Bangor_MerUng_6.1, whole genome shotgun sequence:
- the Znf408 gene encoding zinc finger protein 408 isoform X1, which produces MNWGVATWIRKRNLEIKDGFREDRDKNAHFRWRGVAGQPLVRDGGGGGGARGEDTPLRATPGPGLRMEPFRRRPCSGPQRLPAWYEPCHPCFKEPPPGLGRGTLARQETALGGLVCRSAPAARTALGTSGRGLCLGEGRGIEATARGGLVTRPMGSLMHLETQFSLGQSLSKGLSIQRPRLEAAAAVMVVAEEDSAIQEEVASPGEHAVESHTDPGRKSPHTIQGDSRQGSEPVAQTQDQPFEDSQPRGLLHQDDSMDKESLPQSPAEPQSNSTARKSPKSNAASLSPPRGTQVQTCPAKKSDVPSSQRLPTAKVSEPGTQRPDLPGVLCSPPDPAGSSSKQSRRYQCGECGKAFLQLCHLKKHAFVHTGHKPFLCTECGKSYSSEESFKAHMLGHRGVRPFPCSQCDKAYGTRRDLREHQVVHSGARPFVCEQCGKAFARRPSLRLHRKTHQMPDAPSACPCPVCGRCLATQGSLRNHMRLHTGEKPYLCPHCGRAFRQRGNLRGHLRLHTGERPYRCPHCASTFPQLPELRRHLISHTGEAYLCPVCGKALRDPHTLRAHERLHSGERPFRCAQCGRAYTLATKLRRHLKSHMTDKPYRCPLCGMGYALPQSLKRHQLSHQRGLSSSSSLPPAAPEPTLVLLRSEPELLDTCSQQEAAPGGGIVEVTISESQEECFVVPEEPAPSPSLVLIHKEVGFSGWAEVVEVETGT; this is translated from the exons aTGAACTGGGGGGTAGCTACCTGGATTCGTAAGCGTAATTTGGAAATCAAGGACGGTTTCCGGGAGGACCGGGACAAAAACGCTCACTTCCGGTGGAGGGGAGTGGCGGGGCAACCTCTGGTCCGggatggaggaggtggaggaggtgctCGTGGGGAAGACACTCC CCTCCGAGCCACGCCTGGGCCAGGACTCAGGATGGAGCCCTTCCGGAGAAGGCCTTGCTCAGGGCCTCAAAGACTTCCCGCCTGGTACGAGCCCTGCCATCCTTGCTTTAAGGAGCCTCCCCCAGGGCTTGGCCGTGGGACCCTCGCGCGCCAGGAAACAGCACTTGGGGGTCTGGTGTGTCGGAGCGCCCCTGCAGCCCGGACTGCATtggggacctctggaagaggactCTGTCTTGGAGAAGGGCGAGGGATTGAAGCCACGGCTCGAGGAG GACTTGTCACTAGGCCCATGGGGAGCCTTATGCACCTGGAGACACAGTTCAGCTTGGGTCAG TCTCTCTCCAAGGGCCTAAGCATCCAGCGCCCCAGGctagaagcagcagcagctgtcaTGGTGGTGGCAGAAGAGGACTCCGCTATACAGGAAGAAGTGGCCTCCCCCGGAGAGCATGCGGTAGAGTCTCACACAG ATCCTGGTCGCAAGTCGCCCCATACCATCCAAGGAGACAGTAGGCAAGGCTCTGAACCTGTGGCCCAAACCCAGGATCAGCCTTTCGAGGATAGCCAGCCGCGGGGCCTGCTGCACCAGGATGACAGCATGGATAAGGAGTCCCTGCCACAGTCACCAGCTGAACCTCAGAGCAACTCGACTGCCCGGAAGAGCCCAAAgagcaatgcagccagtttgtCACCTCCCAGGGGCACCCAGGTGCAAACCTGCCCAGCCAAGAAGTCAGATGTCCCCAGCAGTCAACGACTGCCTACAGCAAAGGTCTCAGAGCCCGGAACCCAGCGCCCTGACCTCCCTGGGGTGCTCTGCAGCCCTCCTGACCCAGCAGGAAGCTCCTCGAAGCAGAGCCGGCGCTACCAGTGCGGGGAGTGCGGCAAGGCATTCCTACAACTATGTCACCTCAAGAAGCATGCTTTCGTGCACACAGGTCACAAGCCCTTCCTGTGCACCGAGTGTGGCAAAAGCTACAGCTCCGAGGAAAGCTTCAAAGCCCACATGCTGGGCCATCGCGGGGTGCGGCCCTTCCCCTGTTCACAGTGTGACAAGGCTTACGGTACCCGCAGAGACCTGAGGGAGCATCAGGTGGTCCATTCAGGCGCCCGGCCCTTCGTGTGTGagcagtgtggcaaagcctttgcccGCCGACCTTCCCTGCGGCTACACCGAAAGACCCACCAGATGCCAGATGCCCCTTCAGCCTGCCCGTGCCCAGTGTGTGGGCGGTGCCTGGCCACCCAGGGCTCCCTGCGGAACCACATGAGGCTCCACACCGGGGAAAAACCCTACCTCTGCCCCCACTGTGGCCGAGCATTCCGCCAGCGGGGCAACCTCCGAGGACACTTGCGGCTGCACACCGGGGAGCGCCCCTACCGGTGCCCACACTGCGCCAGTACTTTCCCCCAGCTGCCCGAGCTGCGGCGCCACCTCATCTCCCACACCGGGGAAGCCTACCTGTGCCCCGTGTGTGGGAAGGCCCTCCGAGACCCGCATACGCTCCGTGCTCATGAGCGCCTACACTCCGGGGAGAGGCCCTTTCGCTGCGCCCAGTGTGGCCGAGCTTACACACTGGCCACCAAGTTGCGCCGCCACCTCAAGTCTCACATGACGGACAAGCCCTACCGATGTCCCCTCTGTGGCATGGGCTACGCGCTCCCTCAGAGCCTCAAGCGACACCAGCTCAGTCACCAGCGTGGgctctcctccagctcttctcTGCCTCCCGCTGCCCCTGAGCCCACTTTGGTACTCCTACGGAGTGAGCCAGAGCTGCTGGACACTTGCAGCCAACAGGAAGCGGCCCCGGGTGGGGGTATTGTAGAGGTCACCATCTCTGAGAGCCAAGAAGAATGTTTTGTGGTACCGGAGGAGCCAGCCCCAAGCCCCAGCCTGGTGCTGATCCATAAGGAGGTGGGCTTTAGTGGCTGGGCTGAGGTGgtagaggtagagacaggcaccTGA
- the Znf408 gene encoding zinc finger protein 408 isoform X2: MEEVEEVLVGKTLPSEPRLGQDSGWSPSGEGLAQGLKDFPPGTSPAILALRSLPQGLAVGPSRARKQHLGVWCVGAPLQPGLHWGPLEEDSVLEKGEGLKPRLEEDLSLGPWGALCTWRHSSAWVSLVQPGRLQSDGNVSLVRISGELHLQVCQLVLPGFELLLCPQSLSKGLSIQRPRLEAAAAVMVVAEEDSAIQEEVASPGEHAVESHTDPGRKSPHTIQGDSRQGSEPVAQTQDQPFEDSQPRGLLHQDDSMDKESLPQSPAEPQSNSTARKSPKSNAASLSPPRGTQVQTCPAKKSDVPSSQRLPTAKVSEPGTQRPDLPGVLCSPPDPAGSSSKQSRRYQCGECGKAFLQLCHLKKHAFVHTGHKPFLCTECGKSYSSEESFKAHMLGHRGVRPFPCSQCDKAYGTRRDLREHQVVHSGARPFVCEQCGKAFARRPSLRLHRKTHQMPDAPSACPCPVCGRCLATQGSLRNHMRLHTGEKPYLCPHCGRAFRQRGNLRGHLRLHTGERPYRCPHCASTFPQLPELRRHLISHTGEAYLCPVCGKALRDPHTLRAHERLHSGERPFRCAQCGRAYTLATKLRRHLKSHMTDKPYRCPLCGMGYALPQSLKRHQLSHQRGLSSSSSLPPAAPEPTLVLLRSEPELLDTCSQQEAAPGGGIVEVTISESQEECFVVPEEPAPSPSLVLIHKEVGFSGWAEVVEVETGT; the protein is encoded by the exons atggaggaggtggaggaggtgctCGTGGGGAAGACACTCC CCTCCGAGCCACGCCTGGGCCAGGACTCAGGATGGAGCCCTTCCGGAGAAGGCCTTGCTCAGGGCCTCAAAGACTTCCCGCCTGGTACGAGCCCTGCCATCCTTGCTTTAAGGAGCCTCCCCCAGGGCTTGGCCGTGGGACCCTCGCGCGCCAGGAAACAGCACTTGGGGGTCTGGTGTGTCGGAGCGCCCCTGCAGCCCGGACTGCATtggggacctctggaagaggactCTGTCTTGGAGAAGGGCGAGGGATTGAAGCCACGGCTCGAGGAG GACTTGTCACTAGGCCCATGGGGAGCCTTATGCACCTGGAGACACAGTTCAGCTTGGGTCAG TTTGGTGCAGCCAGGCAGGCTGCAGAGCGATGGGAATGTGTCCTTGGTTCGGATCAGTGGGGAGCTTCACCTGCAGGTGTGCCAGCTCGTGTTGCCTGGCTTTGAGCTGCTGCTGTGCCCACAGTCTCTCTCCAAGGGCCTAAGCATCCAGCGCCCCAGGctagaagcagcagcagctgtcaTGGTGGTGGCAGAAGAGGACTCCGCTATACAGGAAGAAGTGGCCTCCCCCGGAGAGCATGCGGTAGAGTCTCACACAG ATCCTGGTCGCAAGTCGCCCCATACCATCCAAGGAGACAGTAGGCAAGGCTCTGAACCTGTGGCCCAAACCCAGGATCAGCCTTTCGAGGATAGCCAGCCGCGGGGCCTGCTGCACCAGGATGACAGCATGGATAAGGAGTCCCTGCCACAGTCACCAGCTGAACCTCAGAGCAACTCGACTGCCCGGAAGAGCCCAAAgagcaatgcagccagtttgtCACCTCCCAGGGGCACCCAGGTGCAAACCTGCCCAGCCAAGAAGTCAGATGTCCCCAGCAGTCAACGACTGCCTACAGCAAAGGTCTCAGAGCCCGGAACCCAGCGCCCTGACCTCCCTGGGGTGCTCTGCAGCCCTCCTGACCCAGCAGGAAGCTCCTCGAAGCAGAGCCGGCGCTACCAGTGCGGGGAGTGCGGCAAGGCATTCCTACAACTATGTCACCTCAAGAAGCATGCTTTCGTGCACACAGGTCACAAGCCCTTCCTGTGCACCGAGTGTGGCAAAAGCTACAGCTCCGAGGAAAGCTTCAAAGCCCACATGCTGGGCCATCGCGGGGTGCGGCCCTTCCCCTGTTCACAGTGTGACAAGGCTTACGGTACCCGCAGAGACCTGAGGGAGCATCAGGTGGTCCATTCAGGCGCCCGGCCCTTCGTGTGTGagcagtgtggcaaagcctttgcccGCCGACCTTCCCTGCGGCTACACCGAAAGACCCACCAGATGCCAGATGCCCCTTCAGCCTGCCCGTGCCCAGTGTGTGGGCGGTGCCTGGCCACCCAGGGCTCCCTGCGGAACCACATGAGGCTCCACACCGGGGAAAAACCCTACCTCTGCCCCCACTGTGGCCGAGCATTCCGCCAGCGGGGCAACCTCCGAGGACACTTGCGGCTGCACACCGGGGAGCGCCCCTACCGGTGCCCACACTGCGCCAGTACTTTCCCCCAGCTGCCCGAGCTGCGGCGCCACCTCATCTCCCACACCGGGGAAGCCTACCTGTGCCCCGTGTGTGGGAAGGCCCTCCGAGACCCGCATACGCTCCGTGCTCATGAGCGCCTACACTCCGGGGAGAGGCCCTTTCGCTGCGCCCAGTGTGGCCGAGCTTACACACTGGCCACCAAGTTGCGCCGCCACCTCAAGTCTCACATGACGGACAAGCCCTACCGATGTCCCCTCTGTGGCATGGGCTACGCGCTCCCTCAGAGCCTCAAGCGACACCAGCTCAGTCACCAGCGTGGgctctcctccagctcttctcTGCCTCCCGCTGCCCCTGAGCCCACTTTGGTACTCCTACGGAGTGAGCCAGAGCTGCTGGACACTTGCAGCCAACAGGAAGCGGCCCCGGGTGGGGGTATTGTAGAGGTCACCATCTCTGAGAGCCAAGAAGAATGTTTTGTGGTACCGGAGGAGCCAGCCCCAAGCCCCAGCCTGGTGCTGATCCATAAGGAGGTGGGCTTTAGTGGCTGGGCTGAGGTGgtagaggtagagacaggcaccTGA
- the Znf408 gene encoding zinc finger protein 408 isoform X4 codes for MEEVEEVLVGKTLPSEPRLGQDSGWSPSGEGLAQGLKDFPPGLVTRPMGSLMHLETQFSLGQSLSKGLSIQRPRLEAAAAVMVVAEEDSAIQEEVASPGEHAVESHTDPGRKSPHTIQGDSRQGSEPVAQTQDQPFEDSQPRGLLHQDDSMDKESLPQSPAEPQSNSTARKSPKSNAASLSPPRGTQVQTCPAKKSDVPSSQRLPTAKVSEPGTQRPDLPGVLCSPPDPAGSSSKQSRRYQCGECGKAFLQLCHLKKHAFVHTGHKPFLCTECGKSYSSEESFKAHMLGHRGVRPFPCSQCDKAYGTRRDLREHQVVHSGARPFVCEQCGKAFARRPSLRLHRKTHQMPDAPSACPCPVCGRCLATQGSLRNHMRLHTGEKPYLCPHCGRAFRQRGNLRGHLRLHTGERPYRCPHCASTFPQLPELRRHLISHTGEAYLCPVCGKALRDPHTLRAHERLHSGERPFRCAQCGRAYTLATKLRRHLKSHMTDKPYRCPLCGMGYALPQSLKRHQLSHQRGLSSSSSLPPAAPEPTLVLLRSEPELLDTCSQQEAAPGGGIVEVTISESQEECFVVPEEPAPSPSLVLIHKEVGFSGWAEVVEVETGT; via the exons atggaggaggtggaggaggtgctCGTGGGGAAGACACTCC CCTCCGAGCCACGCCTGGGCCAGGACTCAGGATGGAGCCCTTCCGGAGAAGGCCTTGCTCAGGGCCTCAAAGACTTCCCGCCTG GACTTGTCACTAGGCCCATGGGGAGCCTTATGCACCTGGAGACACAGTTCAGCTTGGGTCAG TCTCTCTCCAAGGGCCTAAGCATCCAGCGCCCCAGGctagaagcagcagcagctgtcaTGGTGGTGGCAGAAGAGGACTCCGCTATACAGGAAGAAGTGGCCTCCCCCGGAGAGCATGCGGTAGAGTCTCACACAG ATCCTGGTCGCAAGTCGCCCCATACCATCCAAGGAGACAGTAGGCAAGGCTCTGAACCTGTGGCCCAAACCCAGGATCAGCCTTTCGAGGATAGCCAGCCGCGGGGCCTGCTGCACCAGGATGACAGCATGGATAAGGAGTCCCTGCCACAGTCACCAGCTGAACCTCAGAGCAACTCGACTGCCCGGAAGAGCCCAAAgagcaatgcagccagtttgtCACCTCCCAGGGGCACCCAGGTGCAAACCTGCCCAGCCAAGAAGTCAGATGTCCCCAGCAGTCAACGACTGCCTACAGCAAAGGTCTCAGAGCCCGGAACCCAGCGCCCTGACCTCCCTGGGGTGCTCTGCAGCCCTCCTGACCCAGCAGGAAGCTCCTCGAAGCAGAGCCGGCGCTACCAGTGCGGGGAGTGCGGCAAGGCATTCCTACAACTATGTCACCTCAAGAAGCATGCTTTCGTGCACACAGGTCACAAGCCCTTCCTGTGCACCGAGTGTGGCAAAAGCTACAGCTCCGAGGAAAGCTTCAAAGCCCACATGCTGGGCCATCGCGGGGTGCGGCCCTTCCCCTGTTCACAGTGTGACAAGGCTTACGGTACCCGCAGAGACCTGAGGGAGCATCAGGTGGTCCATTCAGGCGCCCGGCCCTTCGTGTGTGagcagtgtggcaaagcctttgcccGCCGACCTTCCCTGCGGCTACACCGAAAGACCCACCAGATGCCAGATGCCCCTTCAGCCTGCCCGTGCCCAGTGTGTGGGCGGTGCCTGGCCACCCAGGGCTCCCTGCGGAACCACATGAGGCTCCACACCGGGGAAAAACCCTACCTCTGCCCCCACTGTGGCCGAGCATTCCGCCAGCGGGGCAACCTCCGAGGACACTTGCGGCTGCACACCGGGGAGCGCCCCTACCGGTGCCCACACTGCGCCAGTACTTTCCCCCAGCTGCCCGAGCTGCGGCGCCACCTCATCTCCCACACCGGGGAAGCCTACCTGTGCCCCGTGTGTGGGAAGGCCCTCCGAGACCCGCATACGCTCCGTGCTCATGAGCGCCTACACTCCGGGGAGAGGCCCTTTCGCTGCGCCCAGTGTGGCCGAGCTTACACACTGGCCACCAAGTTGCGCCGCCACCTCAAGTCTCACATGACGGACAAGCCCTACCGATGTCCCCTCTGTGGCATGGGCTACGCGCTCCCTCAGAGCCTCAAGCGACACCAGCTCAGTCACCAGCGTGGgctctcctccagctcttctcTGCCTCCCGCTGCCCCTGAGCCCACTTTGGTACTCCTACGGAGTGAGCCAGAGCTGCTGGACACTTGCAGCCAACAGGAAGCGGCCCCGGGTGGGGGTATTGTAGAGGTCACCATCTCTGAGAGCCAAGAAGAATGTTTTGTGGTACCGGAGGAGCCAGCCCCAAGCCCCAGCCTGGTGCTGATCCATAAGGAGGTGGGCTTTAGTGGCTGGGCTGAGGTGgtagaggtagagacaggcaccTGA
- the Znf408 gene encoding zinc finger protein 408 isoform X3 produces the protein MEPFRRRPCSGPQRLPAWYEPCHPCFKEPPPGLGRGTLARQETALGGLVCRSAPAARTALGTSGRGLCLGEGRGIEATARGGLVTRPMGSLMHLETQFSLGQSLSKGLSIQRPRLEAAAAVMVVAEEDSAIQEEVASPGEHAVESHTDPGRKSPHTIQGDSRQGSEPVAQTQDQPFEDSQPRGLLHQDDSMDKESLPQSPAEPQSNSTARKSPKSNAASLSPPRGTQVQTCPAKKSDVPSSQRLPTAKVSEPGTQRPDLPGVLCSPPDPAGSSSKQSRRYQCGECGKAFLQLCHLKKHAFVHTGHKPFLCTECGKSYSSEESFKAHMLGHRGVRPFPCSQCDKAYGTRRDLREHQVVHSGARPFVCEQCGKAFARRPSLRLHRKTHQMPDAPSACPCPVCGRCLATQGSLRNHMRLHTGEKPYLCPHCGRAFRQRGNLRGHLRLHTGERPYRCPHCASTFPQLPELRRHLISHTGEAYLCPVCGKALRDPHTLRAHERLHSGERPFRCAQCGRAYTLATKLRRHLKSHMTDKPYRCPLCGMGYALPQSLKRHQLSHQRGLSSSSSLPPAAPEPTLVLLRSEPELLDTCSQQEAAPGGGIVEVTISESQEECFVVPEEPAPSPSLVLIHKEVGFSGWAEVVEVETGT, from the exons ATGGAGCCCTTCCGGAGAAGGCCTTGCTCAGGGCCTCAAAGACTTCCCGCCTGGTACGAGCCCTGCCATCCTTGCTTTAAGGAGCCTCCCCCAGGGCTTGGCCGTGGGACCCTCGCGCGCCAGGAAACAGCACTTGGGGGTCTGGTGTGTCGGAGCGCCCCTGCAGCCCGGACTGCATtggggacctctggaagaggactCTGTCTTGGAGAAGGGCGAGGGATTGAAGCCACGGCTCGAGGAG GACTTGTCACTAGGCCCATGGGGAGCCTTATGCACCTGGAGACACAGTTCAGCTTGGGTCAG TCTCTCTCCAAGGGCCTAAGCATCCAGCGCCCCAGGctagaagcagcagcagctgtcaTGGTGGTGGCAGAAGAGGACTCCGCTATACAGGAAGAAGTGGCCTCCCCCGGAGAGCATGCGGTAGAGTCTCACACAG ATCCTGGTCGCAAGTCGCCCCATACCATCCAAGGAGACAGTAGGCAAGGCTCTGAACCTGTGGCCCAAACCCAGGATCAGCCTTTCGAGGATAGCCAGCCGCGGGGCCTGCTGCACCAGGATGACAGCATGGATAAGGAGTCCCTGCCACAGTCACCAGCTGAACCTCAGAGCAACTCGACTGCCCGGAAGAGCCCAAAgagcaatgcagccagtttgtCACCTCCCAGGGGCACCCAGGTGCAAACCTGCCCAGCCAAGAAGTCAGATGTCCCCAGCAGTCAACGACTGCCTACAGCAAAGGTCTCAGAGCCCGGAACCCAGCGCCCTGACCTCCCTGGGGTGCTCTGCAGCCCTCCTGACCCAGCAGGAAGCTCCTCGAAGCAGAGCCGGCGCTACCAGTGCGGGGAGTGCGGCAAGGCATTCCTACAACTATGTCACCTCAAGAAGCATGCTTTCGTGCACACAGGTCACAAGCCCTTCCTGTGCACCGAGTGTGGCAAAAGCTACAGCTCCGAGGAAAGCTTCAAAGCCCACATGCTGGGCCATCGCGGGGTGCGGCCCTTCCCCTGTTCACAGTGTGACAAGGCTTACGGTACCCGCAGAGACCTGAGGGAGCATCAGGTGGTCCATTCAGGCGCCCGGCCCTTCGTGTGTGagcagtgtggcaaagcctttgcccGCCGACCTTCCCTGCGGCTACACCGAAAGACCCACCAGATGCCAGATGCCCCTTCAGCCTGCCCGTGCCCAGTGTGTGGGCGGTGCCTGGCCACCCAGGGCTCCCTGCGGAACCACATGAGGCTCCACACCGGGGAAAAACCCTACCTCTGCCCCCACTGTGGCCGAGCATTCCGCCAGCGGGGCAACCTCCGAGGACACTTGCGGCTGCACACCGGGGAGCGCCCCTACCGGTGCCCACACTGCGCCAGTACTTTCCCCCAGCTGCCCGAGCTGCGGCGCCACCTCATCTCCCACACCGGGGAAGCCTACCTGTGCCCCGTGTGTGGGAAGGCCCTCCGAGACCCGCATACGCTCCGTGCTCATGAGCGCCTACACTCCGGGGAGAGGCCCTTTCGCTGCGCCCAGTGTGGCCGAGCTTACACACTGGCCACCAAGTTGCGCCGCCACCTCAAGTCTCACATGACGGACAAGCCCTACCGATGTCCCCTCTGTGGCATGGGCTACGCGCTCCCTCAGAGCCTCAAGCGACACCAGCTCAGTCACCAGCGTGGgctctcctccagctcttctcTGCCTCCCGCTGCCCCTGAGCCCACTTTGGTACTCCTACGGAGTGAGCCAGAGCTGCTGGACACTTGCAGCCAACAGGAAGCGGCCCCGGGTGGGGGTATTGTAGAGGTCACCATCTCTGAGAGCCAAGAAGAATGTTTTGTGGTACCGGAGGAGCCAGCCCCAAGCCCCAGCCTGGTGCTGATCCATAAGGAGGTGGGCTTTAGTGGCTGGGCTGAGGTGgtagaggtagagacaggcaccTGA
- the Znf408 gene encoding zinc finger protein 408 isoform X5, translated as MFCSLVQPGRLQSDGNVSLVRISGELHLQVCQLVLPGFELLLCPQSLSKGLSIQRPRLEAAAAVMVVAEEDSAIQEEVASPGEHAVESHTDPGRKSPHTIQGDSRQGSEPVAQTQDQPFEDSQPRGLLHQDDSMDKESLPQSPAEPQSNSTARKSPKSNAASLSPPRGTQVQTCPAKKSDVPSSQRLPTAKVSEPGTQRPDLPGVLCSPPDPAGSSSKQSRRYQCGECGKAFLQLCHLKKHAFVHTGHKPFLCTECGKSYSSEESFKAHMLGHRGVRPFPCSQCDKAYGTRRDLREHQVVHSGARPFVCEQCGKAFARRPSLRLHRKTHQMPDAPSACPCPVCGRCLATQGSLRNHMRLHTGEKPYLCPHCGRAFRQRGNLRGHLRLHTGERPYRCPHCASTFPQLPELRRHLISHTGEAYLCPVCGKALRDPHTLRAHERLHSGERPFRCAQCGRAYTLATKLRRHLKSHMTDKPYRCPLCGMGYALPQSLKRHQLSHQRGLSSSSSLPPAAPEPTLVLLRSEPELLDTCSQQEAAPGGGIVEVTISESQEECFVVPEEPAPSPSLVLIHKEVGFSGWAEVVEVETGT; from the exons ATGTTTTGCAGTTTGGTGCAGCCAGGCAGGCTGCAGAGCGATGGGAATGTGTCCTTGGTTCGGATCAGTGGGGAGCTTCACCTGCAGGTGTGCCAGCTCGTGTTGCCTGGCTTTGAGCTGCTGCTGTGCCCACAGTCTCTCTCCAAGGGCCTAAGCATCCAGCGCCCCAGGctagaagcagcagcagctgtcaTGGTGGTGGCAGAAGAGGACTCCGCTATACAGGAAGAAGTGGCCTCCCCCGGAGAGCATGCGGTAGAGTCTCACACAG ATCCTGGTCGCAAGTCGCCCCATACCATCCAAGGAGACAGTAGGCAAGGCTCTGAACCTGTGGCCCAAACCCAGGATCAGCCTTTCGAGGATAGCCAGCCGCGGGGCCTGCTGCACCAGGATGACAGCATGGATAAGGAGTCCCTGCCACAGTCACCAGCTGAACCTCAGAGCAACTCGACTGCCCGGAAGAGCCCAAAgagcaatgcagccagtttgtCACCTCCCAGGGGCACCCAGGTGCAAACCTGCCCAGCCAAGAAGTCAGATGTCCCCAGCAGTCAACGACTGCCTACAGCAAAGGTCTCAGAGCCCGGAACCCAGCGCCCTGACCTCCCTGGGGTGCTCTGCAGCCCTCCTGACCCAGCAGGAAGCTCCTCGAAGCAGAGCCGGCGCTACCAGTGCGGGGAGTGCGGCAAGGCATTCCTACAACTATGTCACCTCAAGAAGCATGCTTTCGTGCACACAGGTCACAAGCCCTTCCTGTGCACCGAGTGTGGCAAAAGCTACAGCTCCGAGGAAAGCTTCAAAGCCCACATGCTGGGCCATCGCGGGGTGCGGCCCTTCCCCTGTTCACAGTGTGACAAGGCTTACGGTACCCGCAGAGACCTGAGGGAGCATCAGGTGGTCCATTCAGGCGCCCGGCCCTTCGTGTGTGagcagtgtggcaaagcctttgcccGCCGACCTTCCCTGCGGCTACACCGAAAGACCCACCAGATGCCAGATGCCCCTTCAGCCTGCCCGTGCCCAGTGTGTGGGCGGTGCCTGGCCACCCAGGGCTCCCTGCGGAACCACATGAGGCTCCACACCGGGGAAAAACCCTACCTCTGCCCCCACTGTGGCCGAGCATTCCGCCAGCGGGGCAACCTCCGAGGACACTTGCGGCTGCACACCGGGGAGCGCCCCTACCGGTGCCCACACTGCGCCAGTACTTTCCCCCAGCTGCCCGAGCTGCGGCGCCACCTCATCTCCCACACCGGGGAAGCCTACCTGTGCCCCGTGTGTGGGAAGGCCCTCCGAGACCCGCATACGCTCCGTGCTCATGAGCGCCTACACTCCGGGGAGAGGCCCTTTCGCTGCGCCCAGTGTGGCCGAGCTTACACACTGGCCACCAAGTTGCGCCGCCACCTCAAGTCTCACATGACGGACAAGCCCTACCGATGTCCCCTCTGTGGCATGGGCTACGCGCTCCCTCAGAGCCTCAAGCGACACCAGCTCAGTCACCAGCGTGGgctctcctccagctcttctcTGCCTCCCGCTGCCCCTGAGCCCACTTTGGTACTCCTACGGAGTGAGCCAGAGCTGCTGGACACTTGCAGCCAACAGGAAGCGGCCCCGGGTGGGGGTATTGTAGAGGTCACCATCTCTGAGAGCCAAGAAGAATGTTTTGTGGTACCGGAGGAGCCAGCCCCAAGCCCCAGCCTGGTGCTGATCCATAAGGAGGTGGGCTTTAGTGGCTGGGCTGAGGTGgtagaggtagagacaggcaccTGA